A window of Panulirus ornatus isolate Po-2019 chromosome 27, ASM3632096v1, whole genome shotgun sequence contains these coding sequences:
- the LOC139757518 gene encoding venom allergen 5-like, which produces MTVGQRLVVIPLIAGALLALAGGSNGRPAQPPPAASSSGSHQTLLLQEKEINQQISLIEKLVKIMLNVTDCEDADEDKGVVGKPTNATTQETDEKDPDDVQTPDPSECEYAELSPEHTALKGESDCEVHVTGLSPQDQKHVLKLHNELRAKVARGEETRGSPGPQPPAANMREMVWNDELAYVAQAWASQCPRGHDQAMNRRICSRDYQVGQNIYYYWGFNEEPDWKQAVNQWYDEVADMPKEFASSFQLLKTKKIGHYTQVVWADTSEIGCGVVHYETEKNGKFYPESKTYVCNYGRAGNVRERPIYKQGPAASVCPKGVSQNYMDLCA; this is translated from the exons ATGACGGTCGGCCAACGCCTCGTCGTCATCCCGCTCATCGCGGGCGCCCTCCTGGCACTGGCTGGGGGTTCGAACGGGCGCCCGGCGCAACCACCACCCGCcgccagcagcagcggcagtcaCCAAAcgctccttctgcaggagaagGAGATCAACCAGCAGATATCGCTGATCGAAAAACTGGTCAAGATTATGCTCAACGTCACGGACTGCGAAGACGCCGACGAGGACAAGGGCGTCGTAGGAAAGCCGACCAATGCGACGACACAGGAGACGGATGAAAAAG ACCCTGATGACGTCCAAACGCCTGACCCCAGCGAGTGTGAGTACGCGGAGCTGAGCCCGGAGCACACGGCGCTCAAGGGCGAGAGCGACTGTGAGGTCCACGTCACCGGACTCTCGCCCCAGGACCAGAAACATGTGCTCAAGCTACACAACGAACTGAGGGCCAAG GTGGCGCGTGGGGAAGAGACCCGGGGCAGCCCGGGGCCTCAGCCACCAGCTGCCAACatgagagagatggtgtggaATGACGAGCTGGCCTACGTCGCTCAG GCGTGGGCCTCCCAGTGCCCCAGGGGACACGACCAGGCCATGAACAGGAGGATCTGCTCCCGCGATTACCAAGTGGGCCAAAACATCTATTACTACTGGGGCTTCAACGAGGAACCA GACTGGAAGCAAGCGGTGAACCAGTGGTACGATGAAGTGGCGGACATGCCCAAGGAGTTCGCCTCCTCCTTCCAGCTGCTGAAGACGAAGAAGATTGGACACTATACACAG gtggtgtgggcCGACACGAGCGAGATCGGGTGCGGCGTGGTCCACTACGAGACAGAGAAGAACGGCAAGTTTTACCCTGAGAGCAAGACTTACGTGTGTAACTACGGGCGGGCAGGGAACGTCAGGGAGCGACCCATCTACAAACAGGGCCCCGCTGCCTCCGTTTGCCCCAAGGGCGTCTCCCAAAATTACATGGACCTCTGTGCCTAG